The Desulfovibrio subterraneus nucleotide sequence ACGGCCCAGCGTATCAAAACCACACAGGTGGAACGCTTCTTCAGCCAGCAGGCAGGAACCGCACAGGTGTTTGTGCAGAACCCCTACTTCATCGAAGCCTTTGCCAAATTTCGCAGCGCATTCATGGCGGCGGGGGGCAGCGCCGGGGGCAAGGTCAAGGGACTGGGCAACGGCGAAGTGGAAGCGCCCAACTCCTATAAATCCGTCATGCGGCGCTATGACGAAGCCATCACAAATTTTCAGCAAAGCAACGGATTGAGAGATCTGCTCTTTGTCACCGTGGAGAACGGGCAGATATGTTACAGCGCCCGCAAAGGCACGGATCTAGGCTCTTCGGCAGAAGACTCCGGCAGCATTCTCACCTCGCTGCTCGGTGAAGCCCTGAAGGGCAAGAACACAGTCATTGGCGACATGCAGCCCTATGCACCGGACGACGGCACCCCGGCCCAGTTCATTGCCGCGCCCATCTTCAACGGTGAAACCCTCATGGGGGCCGTGCTCTTTCGCATGAACCTGAACGCCCTGAGCAACATCATGCTCGAACGCGAGGGCATGGGCGAGAGCGGCGAAACCTATCTGGTGGGCAGCGACTTCCGCATGCGTTCCGACTCGTGGCGAGATCAGGCAAAGCGCACCGTGAACGAATCGTTCAAGGGCACGCCCGAAGCCAACGGCATAATGACACAGCCGGTCAAATCCGCGCTTGAGGGGGCATCCGGCTCCGGAGAGGCGTCCGACTTTGCAGGCATGGATACCCTTGCCGCATACGGTCCCGTCAAAGTGGGGAACATGACATGGGCGCTGGTGGCCGACATTTACAAGGACGAGGTGCAGGCCCCCATAACGCACCTGTTCACCTCTGTGGCGATCATGCTGCTCGTAACGGCAGTGCTGGTTGCACTGGCTGCCATTCTGGTAGCCAACTCCATCACGGTTCCTCTCAAAATAGTTCAGGACTACGCACGTGACATAGCCCAGGGCAAACTCGGAAGCGAAGTGGCCTGCACTCTTCAGGGGGAACTGGGAGAACTTTCAAGCGACATCTGCACCATGGTCGGCGAACTCAAGGTACGCCTCGGCTTTGCACAGGGCGTGCTCAAGGCCATTCCCATTGCCGTTGTCACCACAGACAGAAAGGACTGCATCACCTTCGTGAATCAGTCCATGGTGAACCACGTGGAGCGGGAAGGACAGCCGGAATCATTCATCGGCATGCATGTGGGGGAATTCATTTACGGCGAAAAACGGGACACCTACTCCACCCGTGCCATCCGCGAGGAACGTACGCTGGATGAAGAAGGCACCATGCAAACCCTGCGTGGCAACACCCGCATTTCCCGTTCGGTGGCGACTCCCCTGTACGATCTGGATAACGCTCTCATAGGCTGCATTGAGCTTATTGTGGACATGACCGAACTGCGCCGGCAGCAGGAAGCCATGCGGCGCAAGAACGACACCATCGGCAAAGCGGCGCAGGACGCGGATGCCATTTCCGAACAGGTCAATTCCGCCGCAGAAGCGCTTGCGGAGCAGATAGAGGAATCCGCACGCGGATCAGAAATGCAGCGCGAGCGGACAGGGCAGGCGACCACCGCCATAGAACAGATGAACATTGCCACGCTGGAAGTGGCGCAGGCCGCATCCACAGCGTCTCAAAATGCAGGTGAGGCCATCAGCACCGCCCGCCACGGCAGCGGCGTGGTGGAAAACCTTGTCTCCTCCATCAGCGATGTCCGTCAGAAATCCGATACCCTCAAGGTGCTGCTGGCCGAACTCGGCGTGCAGGCAGACGGCATAGGCAAGATCATGGGAGTCATTTCCGACATTGCGGACCAGACCAACCTTCTGGCCCTGAACGCAGCCATTGAAGCCGCCCGTGCAGGCGAGGCAGGCAGAGGGTTTGCCGTTGTCGCCGACGAGGTACGCAAACTTGCGGAAAAGACCATGACGGCTACCAGAGAGGTGGACGCCGCGGTAACTGCCATACAGCAAGGCACCCGCAGAAATATCGACGAAATGGACCTTGCCTCCCAATCCATTGACAGTACGACAGGCCTTGCCGGAGAGGCAGGTAAGGCGCTGCGCGACATAGTCTCTGTCATTGAACAGACGGGCGACAACGTGCGCGACATTGCAACGGCGGCCGAAGAACAGTCCGCCACCAGTGAAGAGATCAGTCAGGCTGCGGAAGAAATAAGCGTCATTGCCTCGGAAACAGCGCAGAACATGACCCGTTCCTCCGAAGCAGTGGCAGACCTTGCCAGGCTGGCGCAGGAACTGAGAAGCCTCATTCAGGAAATGCAGAAAGAATAAGTATTCCGAAGGGTAATGACAAACCTCCGTTTTCAGTAAAACCATATTCCCGTTAAGCCGGAACTGCGGTCAATAAACGGATTTTCATCGCTCATACGAGGTGCAGGAACGTCAGGTTCCTGCCCGGGGGAGCCCCAAAATACCAGAAATGGCTGTGTCAGCAGTCTGAGGAATACGTATTCCGGACAGTAGAAACAAAAACGGGGCGCACCGCATATGCACGGTGCGCCCCATTTATTATTGGCTGCATCGTCCCGCAGGCGGGATCAGAAGCTCCTGATGGCGCTCTGGCAGAACACTACCGTATCCTGCGCAAGCGTATCATGGTTGGAGGCAACCGGGCCGAACAGTCTGCGCCGGTTCACGCCCACCAGCAGGGTGGCGATGATGACGGCGGTCTGCGGCACGGCTATATCACTGCGGACAGTGCCGTCCTTTATGCCGCGCATCAGGCAGGCAGTGACCGTTTCGGCAAGATAGTCGTAGAAGGTGTCCATGGCCTTGCGGGCACTTTCTATGGTGGTGTAGGCGTTCAGAATGACCTTGAACTCGATGTTGCGGAGATCAATGAACGCGCACAAGTCGTGTATCAGGTTTTCAATCAGGCAATAGCCCGATTTCTGGCGCTCTCGAATCTGGTCAAGAAGAACGCGGTAATCAGCCAGAAACGTCTCCACAATCACATCGAATATCTGCTGTTTCGACTTGTAATGCCTGTAGATTGCGGCATCCGTGACATTGGAGGTCTTGGCTATCTGGGCAATCGTCGTGCCCTTGAATCCGTTTTCAGCAAAAAGCTGTTTGGCGTTTTCCAGAATCAGATCTTTGGATGATGCCATTCTTGCCTCGTAATGGTTTTGTCCGGCCCGTCGGCATGATCTCGCGAGCTCCGGGCGTTCTATGCTTTGCTTCCCCGCGCACAGGCGGCGGGTAGCAGATATGCAGGATAAAGACGCAACGCAGTGCGCACGTCATTCTGCTGATACTGCACCGTCAGCCCGAAAAAAGCAAACCGGTTGTACCGGATGCGGGAAACGGTCAGAGAATGTCCTGCCCCGTCCCCGTGTAATCGCGCGGAACTTCAAGCCCCTGCAACACGCGCAGGCAGCCTGCGGCGAGCGCCTGCATCTCTTCCACATCCGGCAAGGCAATGAACGGGGCGAGAAAGCCCATTCTGTTGCGCAGGCGTTCCATGAGCCGCGCGCTGCGGGCCATGCCGCCGGTAACCACAATGGCGCTTATGCCATCCTTGCCGCGCGGGTCTTCAACACCGTCGAGCAGGGAGGGAGCAAGGGAGACAAGCTCCTTGGCAATATTGTAGGCAAGGGCTTCGAAAATGCTCTCGGCATGCTCGTCGCCTTCGCGCATACGCCGTTCAACCTCGCGCAGGTCGTTGGTGCCAAGATGCGCCCACAGCCCGCCTTCCTTGAGGATGATCGTACGCAACGTGTCGTAGGAGTATTTTCCCTCATGCACCAGCCGCAACACGCTGAGGGCGGGCAGTCTGCCCGTGCGCTCGGGCGTGAAGGGACCGTCGCCGTCCAGAGCGTTCACCACATCGCAAATGCGACCATGACGGTGCGCCGCAACAGAGATGCCCCCGCCCATGTGGCAGACAAGAAACTTGCCGTTTTCATATGCAATGCCCAGTTCACGTGCGGCGTGACGGGCTGCGGCCCGCTGCGAAAGAGCGTGGAACACGCTGCGCCTCGGCAGTTCCGGCAGACCGGAAATGCGGGCCACGCTGTCCATCTCGTCTGTGACTACCGGGTCCACGATAACGGCCTGCACCCCGTGCTGTGTGGCAAATTCCAGCGCCAGAGGCGCACCCAGATTGCACGGGTGCTCGCCATGCTTTGCAGAAGCAAGATCATCCAGCATGGCCTTGTTCACCCGCCATGCCCCGCCCTGCATGGGCGCCAGCAGGCCGCCGCGGCCGACGACGGCAGCGAGTTTGACATCGGCATAGCCGTGTGCGGCAAGCGCATGCAGAATGGCATCGCGGCGCAGCGCCATCTGCTCCATTGCGCGCTCATATTTGAGCAATTCGGTTTTGTCGTGTTCCACGATGTGGGAGAAAAGTTCTTTTTCTCCATCGAAAAGGGCCACCTTGGTGGAGGTGGAACCGGGGTTGATTGCAAGAATATGCGTCATGCAGCTTCCTTGGAGCTAACGGCCATGAGCGTGGCCAAGGCTATGGAGTAGAACTTGGTCCTGTCCGTATCACCGCGAGAGGGCAGCACAACGGGAACACTGCTCCCGGCCACT carries:
- a CDS encoding methyl-accepting chemotaxis protein — encoded protein: MRPKLIGLFLLVGALPAIIIGLWTARLSSQSLMDKSLAQLTTAQRIKTTQVERFFSQQAGTAQVFVQNPYFIEAFAKFRSAFMAAGGSAGGKVKGLGNGEVEAPNSYKSVMRRYDEAITNFQQSNGLRDLLFVTVENGQICYSARKGTDLGSSAEDSGSILTSLLGEALKGKNTVIGDMQPYAPDDGTPAQFIAAPIFNGETLMGAVLFRMNLNALSNIMLEREGMGESGETYLVGSDFRMRSDSWRDQAKRTVNESFKGTPEANGIMTQPVKSALEGASGSGEASDFAGMDTLAAYGPVKVGNMTWALVADIYKDEVQAPITHLFTSVAIMLLVTAVLVALAAILVANSITVPLKIVQDYARDIAQGKLGSEVACTLQGELGELSSDICTMVGELKVRLGFAQGVLKAIPIAVVTTDRKDCITFVNQSMVNHVEREGQPESFIGMHVGEFIYGEKRDTYSTRAIREERTLDEEGTMQTLRGNTRISRSVATPLYDLDNALIGCIELIVDMTELRRQQEAMRRKNDTIGKAAQDADAISEQVNSAAEALAEQIEESARGSEMQRERTGQATTAIEQMNIATLEVAQAASTASQNAGEAISTARHGSGVVENLVSSISDVRQKSDTLKVLLAELGVQADGIGKIMGVISDIADQTNLLALNAAIEAARAGEAGRGFAVVADEVRKLAEKTMTATREVDAAVTAIQQGTRRNIDEMDLASQSIDSTTGLAGEAGKALRDIVSVIEQTGDNVRDIATAAEEQSATSEEISQAAEEISVIASETAQNMTRSSEAVADLARLAQELRSLIQEMQKE
- a CDS encoding TetR/AcrR family transcriptional regulator — its product is MASSKDLILENAKQLFAENGFKGTTIAQIAKTSNVTDAAIYRHYKSKQQIFDVIVETFLADYRVLLDQIRERQKSGYCLIENLIHDLCAFIDLRNIEFKVILNAYTTIESARKAMDTFYDYLAETVTACLMRGIKDGTVRSDIAVPQTAVIIATLLVGVNRRRLFGPVASNHDTLAQDTVVFCQSAIRSF
- the buk gene encoding butyrate kinase, giving the protein MTHILAINPGSTSTKVALFDGEKELFSHIVEHDKTELLKYERAMEQMALRRDAILHALAAHGYADVKLAAVVGRGGLLAPMQGGAWRVNKAMLDDLASAKHGEHPCNLGAPLALEFATQHGVQAVIVDPVVTDEMDSVARISGLPELPRRSVFHALSQRAAARHAARELGIAYENGKFLVCHMGGGISVAAHRHGRICDVVNALDGDGPFTPERTGRLPALSVLRLVHEGKYSYDTLRTIILKEGGLWAHLGTNDLREVERRMREGDEHAESIFEALAYNIAKELVSLAPSLLDGVEDPRGKDGISAIVVTGGMARSARLMERLRNRMGFLAPFIALPDVEEMQALAAGCLRVLQGLEVPRDYTGTGQDIL